Proteins co-encoded in one Planctomicrobium piriforme genomic window:
- a CDS encoding addiction module protein has translation MTKAQQLAQDALALSPDERLEVIGLIEASLAGEMEFDWTAELDRRIARLDSGASATLSATDAIAEMKQELANRIRGKMEPVEFITLL, from the coding sequence GTGACTAAAGCTCAACAACTCGCTCAGGATGCACTCGCGTTGTCGCCCGACGAGCGTCTGGAAGTGATCGGTCTGATCGAAGCCAGTCTGGCCGGCGAGATGGAGTTTGACTGGACAGCCGAACTCGATCGTCGCATCGCCCGCCTCGATTCCGGGGCATCAGCCACACTGTCAGCCACGGATGCAATCGCCGAGATGAAACAGGAACTGGCTAACCGAATTCGGGGCAAGATGGAACCAGTTGAGTTCATCACGCTACTTTGA